AATTTTAAAAAATTCAATGGGTTATGCTTTTTAAAAAATTGAACGAAAGAGGAATTGTAAAATTTTTCGACACTAAAAAAGTAATGGAGCCTTTAAAAAGATGAATTTTTAACCCAATAAGTTAAAAATGTTAGTTAGTTCAATAGGTTGTTAATTTTTATTGGGGTGTTAAATTTTCCGACACCTCAGAAACCATAAGACTTCGAACCGTAAAAGATGATGACGCACCCTTCTCATGGGTTATGGTAGGTTATCGGGATTGCGGGATTGGTTCCCAGACTTTGGTAATTATGTTGGGGGGGTATTTAGGGTGTTAAATTAAAGAAGTTTGGAGAGGTTTGCTACGGCAAAGGGAACCAGCATTTCATCGGGTGTTAACCCTCCATGGGCACCATAGAATCCGAACTTTTTCCCGGGGATATGCTCATACCAAATGGTGTGGTTCTCAAGGGGAAGAATGAGGATATCCCCCACTCGGCTTTTAAATTGTTTGTGTTGAACTCCTTTTCCAAATAGTCCCTCCTTCACCGCATCAAGGGATAATTTTATTCTCGCTTTTCCCTGTAATCGTTCACTTAAAATACGAACCGTGTTAGGGATTTCTTTTTCCTGAATGGCCAGGTAAATATCCCGAGGGCTTCCCCAAGGGAGTATTTTCTCACCTGTTGGGCCACACCGGAAATTACTGACGATTTCCGGGAAAGCGTTCAAATAGATGGTTTCTTCCGGATCAACATTGAGTTCCCCATGATCGGCGGTAACCATAATTGAAACCTCTTGAGCGGCCCCTTTTGGAATTTTTTCCAAGAATTCATTTTGAAGTAAATAGGTGAAACTGTTGAGTTCAGCCAAATAAGGTTCAGAATGAGGTCCGTAACGATGTGAAATGGAATCAATGGAGTCCCAATACACATAAAAGAGATTTTTGGAGGTGGTTTCAAATAGTTTTTTTCTTAAATTGGCAAAAAGATCAGAGGCGTTAATGTATGGGACGGTAACGCTTCCCCGATGGACCAGATTTGAATAAACGCTTTTCGCATAACTATTTCTAATAAAAGTATAAGAGGAAATATGGGATTGTTTAAGAGTTTGGTAAAGGGTTGTCCCATCAAATAAAAGGCTGGGGTCAACGCCAGATCTTAGAAGGGAATCGGGACCCTCCTCACCCATTGCTGAAAAAGGGAGGGTTGCCACCAGTTTGTTGATTTCCTCGAAATAGACCCACCACTCAGGTAAACCATGTTCCTGGGGTGTTAAACCGCTATGAATGGTGGTTAGGCTTGCTGCGGTGGTGGATGGAAACACCGTTGTGATGGGGGCAACTACACCGTTTTTGGTGACCCTTTCGAGAAACTCATAATGTTGGGCATATTTTAACCATTGAAGATACCCAAACCCATCCAGCAAAAAAAGGACTACTTTTTTTGAATTTTTTCCATTGATTTCTGCTTGGTCAAGGATTCCGGAAAGGGGATGCGGAGTTGTGGTGCCCTCCAATAAAGAGCGGATGGCTAAGGGGATGTTTGAAAAAGAAAAATTTTTATATTGAGGGATCACCCAGCCCTCAGAATTGATTTTGCTGATTTGATTTTCAAGTCTTTTGAGAATCATATTATTTATTGGAATCGAATAGAACCCACGTTAGCTTTAAAAGAAATTGAAGGTTTTAATTAGAAAAGACCATTGGTAATTAATTTGGGAAATTTACTCTTGAATGATTTTCGGACTGTCTTTTTGACCTGTTCTCTCTCCTTTTAATCGGTTTCCTTGTTTTTGGAGATGGGCTAAAAGGTTTGAAATCCGGAATTTTTCCTCTGATGAAAAGGGAAGCCTACCGAAACGAATGCTGATATAAAGCTGTGTGATTTCGGTTGCGGTTTGGGTAAGGGGACTTTCTTGAAGTCTCATGGTACGTAAAAATTCGTAGGGTGTTTGGTGGTTTTCCTTATAAAACCCATGTTCTTGTAAAAGGGTTAACATATTCATATAGAGGGGAAGGACCTTCTTACTTTTCTTTTTCAAAATTTCCTGGGGGTTTTGTTCCTGAGGTTTTCCTTTTTTTAACCTATAAAAAAGAAAAAGGGCCCCTGCGGTAATTATAATTCCCAAGAAGGGCAGAAAATAGGGAAAACCGCCCTTCTGATCCGATGAAAAGGTGAGTGATCGAAATCCAGCAAGCAGGTCTTTAAAAAAATCCTGGGTTTTCTTTTGGAATGTTTCTGCATTGTCTCGTAGGGTTTTGACCATGGTGGCCTGATCCCGAAATGAATATTGGATAATATAGCGGTCCCATTTGAGGCGAAGGGTGTCAAAATAATCGGCCAATGTTGAAAAAGCTTTAAATCCCACGGGAAGCCCTACTGCGGGAGTGGGATCAAAGGAGACCCATCCAAACCCCCCCAAGTAAGCCTCAACCCAGGTGTGTGCATCTCTTTGGCGTACCGTAAAATAGTTTCCGTAATCATTCCATTCGGTGGGTAAAAAACCGCTCACCATGCGAGCCGGAATGCCTAAGGTTCTCAGCATGAGAACCATGGCCGAAGCATAATGCTCACAATAGCCAGTTTTTCGGTTAAAAAGAAACTCTTCAATGGGGTGATTAAAAGTGGAGGCTGGGATATCCAGGGAATATCTATAATTGGATTTAAGAAAGTTTTCAATGGAAGTGGCCCGCTGAAAAGGACTTTGGAATCCCGAGGTCACGTTTTTCGCCAAGGTTTGAATCCGGTCCATTGTTCTGGGCCGTTGGAGATAGAACTTTTGTATGTCGGAAGGAATTTTATTCTGAGAAAAAATCTGTTTTGGGCCAGGTTTAACCGGAAGCTTAGAAGTGGCACTGTATGAATACCGGGAGAGGGGTGTAAAGGGCAGGGAGAGGGTTCCCAGCGAATCGGTATAAAGGGTTGAAAACGGTCCGCGAACGGCAGTTACATCAGAGAGTGCAAAAAGAATGGGGGTGTCCAGGGGTTCGGATATAATTTCCTGATGAATGGTAACTGCGTTGTTTTTATAATTGGTGATTGGGAATTCGTCCTGATCGTTTTTGTATAACGGAAAATTGGGGGAAAGGGATTTCTTCCAGGTGAGGCCATCATAAAAATCAAAAGCGGTTCCCCGCAAATAGAGAGGGCT
The nucleotide sequence above comes from Nitrospiria bacterium. Encoded proteins:
- a CDS encoding alkaline phosphatase family protein, which codes for MIPQYKNFSFSNIPLAIRSLLEGTTTPHPLSGILDQAEINGKNSKKVVLFLLDGFGYLQWLKYAQHYEFLERVTKNGVVAPITTVFPSTTAASLTTIHSGLTPQEHGLPEWWVYFEEINKLVATLPFSAMGEEGPDSLLRSGVDPSLLFDGTTLYQTLKQSHISSYTFIRNSYAKSVYSNLVHRGSVTVPYINASDLFANLRKKLFETTSKNLFYVYWDSIDSISHRYGPHSEPYLAELNSFTYLLQNEFLEKIPKGAAQEVSIMVTADHGELNVDPEETIYLNAFPEIVSNFRCGPTGEKILPWGSPRDIYLAIQEKEIPNTVRILSERLQGKARIKLSLDAVKEGLFGKGVQHKQFKSRVGDILILPLENHTIWYEHIPGKKFGFYGAHGGLTPDEMLVPFAVANLSKLL
- a CDS encoding transglutaminaseTgpA domain-containing protein — protein: MKLSFAFRIGSYLLALSGFFSIILTGNLPPLIVIPGLMAFGINLVQLLTGGNALFSKRTWYGMTLVVFILFVVDTLWISRSILHSTTHFLIFLMINKLFNLSTAKDYLQLYLISFLQLLAASGLSPGFSYAVSFLLFLILAVWTLILYHLQREVELQEKHRKTLSLDDQLAIPGQEHGLERVITLPFFTVTNIIAVSAFTLALLLFFLIPRIGTGMFHQGNTETVKVSGFSNSVRLGTIGPVKLDPTVVMRVVILKEGKNWKSPLYLRGTAFDFYDGLTWKKSLSPNFPLYKNDQDEFPITNYKNNAVTIHQEIISEPLDTPILFALSDVTAVRGPFSTLYTDSLGTLSLPFTPLSRYSYSATSKLPVKPGPKQIFSQNKIPSDIQKFYLQRPRTMDRIQTLAKNVTSGFQSPFQRATSIENFLKSNYRYSLDIPASTFNHPIEEFLFNRKTGYCEHYASAMVLMLRTLGIPARMVSGFLPTEWNDYGNYFTVRQRDAHTWVEAYLGGFGWVSFDPTPAVGLPVGFKAFSTLADYFDTLRLKWDRYIIQYSFRDQATMVKTLRDNAETFQKKTQDFFKDLLAGFRSLTFSSDQKGGFPYFLPFLGIIITAGALFLFYRLKKGKPQEQNPQEILKKKSKKVLPLYMNMLTLLQEHGFYKENHQTPYEFLRTMRLQESPLTQTATEITQLYISIRFGRLPFSSEEKFRISNLLAHLQKQGNRLKGERTGQKDSPKIIQE